CTCGATGGCCGATATTCGCCTTTCAATTTCTCACACGACCCGCCCTCCACGGCCGGGAGAACAAGATGGAATGGATTATCATTTTGTTACCGAGGCCATCTTTGAAACCATGGAGGGGGGAGGTGGCTTCTTAGAGCATGCCCAGGTGTTTGGCCACCGCTACGGCACAGCCAAAGAAAGCGTACTCCCGCTTTTGGCGCAAGGCATGGATGTTATTCTCGAGATTGATTGGCAGGGAAGACGCCAGGTGCAAGCACAATTCCCTCACTGTGTGAGTATCTTTATTTTGCCCCCTTCCCGGGAGACCCTAGAGCACAGGCTACGCCTCCGGGGACAAGATACGGAAGCCGTGGTCGCCCGCCGGATGGGGGACGCGTGCGCCGAGATTTCTCACTATAATGAGTTTGATTATCTGGTGGTCAATGATGACTTTGAGGTAGCACACACGGATCTGAGGGCTATCGTTCAAAGCCGGCGTTTGCTGCGTTTACGGCAAGAGAAAAGGTTAAAATCCCTGTTAGGCGAGTTA
This sequence is a window from Nitrosococcus oceani ATCC 19707. Protein-coding genes within it:
- the gmk gene encoding guanylate kinase; amino-acid sequence: MSGSLFIVAAPSGAGKTSLVKALAASMADIRLSISHTTRPPRPGEQDGMDYHFVTEAIFETMEGGGGFLEHAQVFGHRYGTAKESVLPLLAQGMDVILEIDWQGRRQVQAQFPHCVSIFILPPSRETLEHRLRLRGQDTEAVVARRMGDACAEISHYNEFDYLVVNDDFEVAHTDLRAIVQSRRLLRLRQEKRLKSLLGELLE